CGtcgcgcagcgacctccagtagttgctccgagaggtcgctccaggcttcgggagcgacctggaggggtcactgcgagacgtcgctctgggtcgctcttcgcgagcgacctcgctgcgtCGCTTCGGTCACGTCGCTCCGAgtgatggagacgcgagcgacctcgctgcgtcgctccggtcaagtcgctccgggtgatggagacgcgagcgacctcgctgcgtcgctccggtcaagtcgctctgaaagggtgtcacagcgacttcacggtgtcgctccggtgaggtcgctcccatgcactactcgtccaatgatcacctttttcacctcttttgagctccaaatgtacttaaatgtctccaagaactccatgtggtactccaatacctgataaggactcatgtatgcaaaatgcaacctaaacatggctaaatcctagtctatatgatcaaaatgcacatgggtgaatggataagacaatgaaaatatgcaagatatcactcCCAAACTTACTTCTCCATAAACTGACATCATCCTTCACAGAGCTTAGCTTCCTTGCAGTTATGTTCAGCTTTGATTCAATGTCATTTAGTAATCATGTtcgatgtcttcttcttctccgagtGTTTGAGAATGCTTCCTCAATCATAGCTCCCCTTTTAATACCCATATCAATAATGCCTCTCTCTCGCAACAAATCAGCGTACCAGAAGGAGGTATGCCTACCATTTCCCAATTCTTTCCTATAAAAAGACTTAGCCACATCACTCAATTTCAACGTCTTTCTCCACATCCAAGAACCAACATGCGTTTTTGAGCTCACTTCCTAGAAACTTTTGCCCTTAAAGCAGGTTGAATCTGATCCATTTACCCCACAACGACTAACCTGATAACATTCTCCAAATAAGCTTAAGCCTAAACACCTTATTAACTTCTTTTTGATCTCTTATCCCTAGTCTACCTTCATTTTTAATCATACAGACATCTTTCCACGCTACTTTAGCACTTTTGGTTTTGAGCTCGGGCCATGTCCGTAGAAATGCAGAGCAAATTTGTTCCACCTCCTTTATGCATTTGCTTAGGATACGAAAAAACAGCTGACCAGAAGTTGACAATGCTCATCAAAACTGCTTTGATCAATTGAAGGCGTCCTACATAGGTAAAAAATCTGAACGTCCAAGAACTTATCATGTTTCTGATTTTTTCCAAAAGAGGAAAATAATCTTGCTTTCTCATCGTCTGAGTCATGAGAGGGAGACCCAGATAACGAACATGTAGTTCACCCTCAGCAAACGGGAAGGCTTATCCATCGTTttgtggtactcacaaagaccctacacaaaaatcccttAACAGtgtggcgctagaaggaggggagtaatctaacTACGTGACAATGGCGGTGGATGAGCATAACGAGCTACCCAAAGAGAAGCCGAACTCTAAAGGCAACTCGGCGGTCTACAAAGCCAAGTAACCGAGCTGCATAGGGCTCGAGAAGAGATTATGGAGAATCCCGAGCTCTCTTCAGAAGTCCAAAGCTTGAAAAAGAAGCTAGACGAACATTTCAAGCAACTAGAGAAGAGCGCCGAGAAGTTCAACCAGCTTGAATCAGAGAACCTTACCCTCCGAGATGAAAACCAAGCCCTCAACACGGCTAGTAACAAGAAGCGTCGCTTTCGGAGTCAGATCCGACCCATGCCAACTCTGGAGACACCTAATTCCGGAGGAGACACAACTCGCCCGCTTACGACGTCGAACAGAGACAAAGAAGTGCACGAGAAGGCTAAAGGTACTCAGACCTACGACGTAGAAGACAGCGAATCCGAGTCGGAATCCGACAAGGAAGTTCTCCAAGAGGCTCGACACCATGCAATCCATGGTGGAAAGGCTCCCAGGGGTAGCTCCCCCGATACGGAAAAGCAATCTCGACTCCTACGCCAATACTCCTTTCACGGAGGAGATCACCTTGATTGAGATGCCGAGGAAATTCTCTTTTCCCCGCATAAAGGTGTATGATGGTACCAGCGATCCAGATGACCATATCGCCCAATACAGACAAAGGATGCTCGCGTAGCACTCCCGAAGGAGTCGCGCGAGAGTCGCGCGAAGCTACTATGTGCAACGGATTCGGCTCAACCCTGATTGGACCCACCTTGCAATGGTACATCAACCTACCTTCCAGGTCCATATCCTCCTTTGCGATCCTTAGCGACAAATTCCTGGAGCAGTTCGCTAGCAGTAGAAACCTGGAGAAAACTTCAGATGGCATGTATGACATCCTCCAGCATCGGGCTGAACCCTTGCGAGGCTATATAGCCCGCTTCAATCAAGAGAAGGTGGCCATTCCTGAATGTAATGTCCCTACTGCAATCTATGCCTTCAAGAGAGGCTTGTTCCCTGATGGGGACCTCTACAAGGAGCTAACCAAATACCAGTGCAAGACCATGGAAGATGTGCTATCCCAAGCCTGGGCACATGTAAAATGGGATGAAGACGTCGCAATTCGTGCTAAGGCACAGCAAAAGCAAGACCCCAAGATGGTCAGGCCGGACCGAAACGAGCAAGACGAGAGACCCTCTCCAAGACCAATAAAGGATTCCAGAAACAGAAACCGGGGCAGATACCAGAACCGACCGATCGAGAAGGCAGAAGGGATGGCAGTGTCCACGTGGCCGGACATCTCTCACCTCTCTATCTCACAGCCGAAACTGGTCAATGTTCTGAGgcagatgggccaacaggtcAAGTGGCGTCAGAAGATGAAAACACCCGATTCTTTTCAGAATCCTGGTCTTTGTTGCGATTTCCACCACGACCACGGTCACAAAACGGAGGATTGCGTCACACTAATGATCTAGATCAACGAACTACTTAAGAAAGGATACCTCCGGGAATTCCTTTCCGAGAAGGCCAAGACCATCTAAACAAAGAGACGTCGTGAAGCCCACTGAAGTTGTTCCTGCCTCGCCACCTCGACATGACCGAATAATCCACGTCATATCAGGAGGCTCGAAAATCTGCAGCATAACCCATGCGGCCGCGAAGAAAAGCACCTGGAACGCCAAGCACGGCCTAGAGGCAGCCAAGCCAAAATGCCTGCTTCTGGGTACAGATGAAATAAGCTTCAATGCCAAGGAGCAAGAGAAGGTCCTAGCCCTACATCACAACACCTTGGTAATATAGCTCACTGTAGCGAATTGCCTAGTAAAGAGGATATTGGTAGACAATGGGAGATCGGGCAATATCATCTTTTAAGCCGCATATCAAGATCTGGGGCTGGAAGAAAGCGGTCTGACACGGAGAATAACCCCACTCATAGGACTCAACGGAGAAGTCAAACAGACTGCTGGAGAAGTCATCCTCCCTTTATACGCTGAAGGGATTAACATGTCAACCAAGTTCCTCGTCATTGACTGCCAATCATCTTACAACATGATCATGGGACGGCCCTGGATTCATGACATGGGAGCCGTCCCTTCGACTCATCACCAGATGATGAAATTCCCAACACCATGGGGCATAAGAGCAATCAAAGGAGACCAAGAAACTCCCGCTCCTGCTACGAGACTACTCTGAAGGGaaagaccaaggtcttatagcaattacagagcAACCCTCCGACTCGACACACCGAGGAACCAGAGGTTGAAGAAATGGACGATGTACCGTCGATCGAAGGGGACCAGACCCGACACCTCAAGGTCGGCTCCAAGCTAACCGAGGGATTAAGAAGGAGATTAATAGACTTCCTCAGGTGTAACTCGATTGCTTCACATGGTCCCACACAGACAGGCCTGGGATTGATCTGGAGATCATTATGCACAAGCTGCAAGTAGATCCCCTACACCAGCCCGTTAAAAAATTGGAGGAAGTTTGCTCCTGAAAGGGATGCAATCATCAACGACGAAATCAAAAGTCTGCTCGACGCAGGGTTCATTCTCGAGGTGCAATATCCCGAGTAGCTAGCCAAAGTGGTCATagtcaagaagaagaatgggAAGTTGCGAGTCTGCATAGATTTCACAGACCTCAACAAGTCCTGCCAAAATGACCCTTTTCTTCTGCCTCACATCGACAAATTGGTCGACGCCACGGCCGGGCATCAGCTAATGAGCTTCATGGACGCGTTCTTAGGCTATAATCAGATACTCATGCATCCAGAAGACCAAGAAAGGACATCCATCATCACTTCCAGAGGGATCTATTGTTATAAAGTCATCCCTTTTGGCTTAAAGAATGTCGGGTCAACCTATCAAAGGCTGGTAAACATGATGTTCGCAGGTCAGATTAGGCAGACcatggaggtctacatcgacgacatgctggtcAAATCTCTGGAGGCCGAAGACCACATATCTCATCTGCAGCAAGCTTTCTCCAACCTCCGAAAGTACAACATGAAGCTCAATCCAGCTAAATGCTCATTCGGTGTCAGTTCCGGGAAATTCCTCGGATATATCGTGACCCATCGGGGCATCAAACCCAATCCGGAGAAAATCAGGTTCATTCAGTTGATCCCTTCCCCGAGGAACGTCAAGGAAGTCCAAAAGCTAACAGTAAGAATGGCAGCCTTGAGCAGGTTCATCTCCAGGCTCTCCGACAAGTTTCACGCCTTTTTCGGGACCCTCAAAAACCCAAAGTATTTCCACTAGACGGAAGAGTGTGAATCCACTCTCCATGAACTCGAGGTTTACCTCACCACTCCTCCTCTTCTATCCAAGCCATTGCTCGGCGAGGTGTTACTGCTATAACTAGCAGTTTCAGAACATGCAGTAAGCGCTGTACTGGTGTGCGAGGAAGGGACCAAGCAGCTATCAATCTACTATGTGAGTAAGGCCGTCCTAGACACAGAGACCTGTTATAGCCATCTGGAGAAACTGGCCTTAGCCTTGATAGTCGCTGCATGCAAGCTACGACCTTATTTCCAGGCTCACCCAATCATGGTCGTCACTTCCTTCCCCATAAAACTGGTCCTCCACAAGCCTGAAGTCTCCAGACGCCTACCGAAATTGGTTGTGGAAATGGGGGAATACGACGTAATTTTTCGACCAGCTACGGCTATAAACTCACAGGTCCTAGCGGACTTTGTGGCCGAATTCTCCCCCATCTTGCTCCCAGGTCTGGATAAAGAAGTACGCCTCCGAAGCGAAACAAAAGAAGAGGGAGAATGAGTCCTACATGTAGATGGGTCCAGGAATGTTAGAGGAGCTGGAGTAGGAATAATGCTTACCTCGTCGACAGAAAATACGGCCTCAAGAGCCGTAAGGTGCAAGTTCAAGGCAACCAACAATGAGAGCGAGTACGAGGCCTTAATAGCAGGGCGGACACTCGCCCATCAAATGGGTGCAGAGAACATTCAGTTCTTCAGCGACTTCCAGCTGATAATCAACCAAGCGCAGGGAGAATATCAAGCAAAGGACGGCAGCATGATCCAATACCTGGCGGTCGCCCAACGCCTCACCAAGAAATTCAAGAGCTGCAAGCTCACGCAAATTCCTAGGGGGCAGAACTCGCAAGCCGATGCTCTGGCCAATCTATGGTCCGCTCTCGAAACAAATAGCAAGATGAGCATCCCCTTGCTCGTGCTTTAATGGCCAGCCACCCTGGAGGAATTGCAATCCGAAGGGATCTCCGCTGTCGAAGAGAAAGAAACCTGGATGACCCCCGTAATCCGATACTTAGAGAATGACATTCTCCCGGAAGACCGCAACGATAGCAGAAATATCAAGAAGGAAGCTGTAAGGTATTGCATCTCCCAAGAGAAATTATATCAAAGGTCCTTCTCCGGCCCCTACCTGATATGTGTCACTCCCGGAGAAGCTGCTAGGATCCTCGTAGAACTACATGAGGGAGACCGTGGATTGCACTCTAGTGGCAGAAGCCTGGTGCTAAGGGCCAGAAGGGCAAGCTACTATTGGCCCACGATGGCCGCAGACGCCAACAAGCAAGCTAAACATTACGATCAGTATCAAAGGTATGCTCCAGTTTCCAAACTCCCTCCGGAAAACCTCAAATCCATAAGCTCACCATGGCCCTTCAGAAAGTGGAGCATGGATAAAGTGGAAAAAAATCCCTACAGCGTCGGGGCTGAAGGTCTTCCTCCTGGTAGTAACTGACTACTTCTCGAAATGGGTTGATGCATAAGCACTCAGCCGAATAACATACCTTTAGATCCAAAAGTTCATGTGGACGAACATGATCACCCGCTTTGGGGTTCCACAAGAGATTGTCACCGACAACGGACCCCAGTTCACAAGCCACAACTTCAAGGAGTTTTCCAAGGACTGGGGCATAAAGCTCACCTTCGCTACACCCCGACACCCCCAGTCCAACAGACAAGCCGAATCCACGAACAAGACCATGGTTAACATGCTGAAGAAGCGATTGGAGGGTTCTCACGGGAAATGGACAGAAGAACTACATGGAGTCCTCGGGGCCTACCGGACCTCTCCCAAAACAGCGACGCAGGAACTCCCTACCCGCTGGTCTACGGTACTGAGGCCATAATACCCACGGAAATGCACGTGAGAACAACGGTCTCAGGGTCTACCTCTCAAGAAGAGAATGACGAACTGATGTCACTGAGCCTCGACCCACTCGACGAAAGGAGTGAAGCTGCTCGACTAAGAAACTGGTCCTACCAGCAAGATGTCGCCAAGAACTACAACAAGAAAGTCAGAACCAGGACCTTCCAGCAAGGGGATTGGGTTCTGCGACGAGTAGGTGACAACACCAAAGAGAAAGCAGCAGGGAAACTCGCCCCCgggtgggaaggaccctataagaTAATCGAGGTGCAGGGAGCAGGACCCTACAGGCTGCAAGATagcaaaggtaaaatacaacccAACTGCTGGAACGCCTTACACCTCAAAGCTTATCATTTCTAAAAACGATCTCCAGATCATGATTTCTATTGCTTTACTATATCCAATTTAAGCACTATGGTTTCCTACTCCTATATATGCTAAACGTCTAcggacaaagcttatataaGCATATTTCGTCAACAAGACAACttcttttgatttcttttgCAAGATCTGTTATTTCTTTCAGGGATACGCCGACCCAAATTTTGCCATTAAATCTGGGTTGGTTGAATTCAAAATACGACAAGTTAGCAAGTTGCATGATTCAAGAATCCAATTAAACAAGGATGAAGTTATAATCATGGCTTTGGTTATGTTGGCTACTATTGTCATCTTGGGGTATAATATTTGATAGAGAGGAGTTCGCGGGTCAGAAGGCTACATCACCACCTAAGTATATTATATACTTTCTCATCCGTGACGGCTGTTCCGTCTCCGGGCCCTAGATAGCAGATGAGTTAGTAAATTAAAGTTTTGGCATAGAAGATGTTCGATAAAAtgctaatttttatttatgttatgacaggTTGTTGTTGATTCTGCAATGTCGACTATTCTTGCGACTCAGCTTATGTATTTAAGGACATGTATTGCACTAGAAGGTGTGTTAAGACAACCATTGGCCGCTTCTACAAAACATGTAATCAAGGTTGAAATAGAGAAACTTCTTCATGCAGAAGAAACAGATTCCTCTACATTTTCTTAGAGAATTCTCTCATTTCAGGCTTGCACAACGGCGGTGAATCTACAAGTCGACATTTTCTGGCAGCtggttttattttcttcttagctgatatatatttgtattctgTTTTTGGTGAAGGTTGGGTCGATGACTCGTGTCCACAGCGCGCTAAAATATaagtattaaataaaaatgagaaaaagtataaaataaaaatatttaagatttaaaaaattattctataaataaaaaagttgaaCTTCAAAATGGACTAACAAGCGTGGATAATCTTAGCCATTACTCCATATTGGTGTTGAAAATAAACTAAggatgaaatatattttactcaAAAATGATGTTAGGACATCTCCAATCCTACTTCATTTTCAACTTCAAACATCATTATGGAGTAAAATCTTTTTCAACCCTACTTTATTTTCAACTCCAAGAGGGAGTAATGGTTAGGGTTACTCtatttatggagtaatcttaccaattactccattttggggttgaaattttttttatttataaaatagacctttgaatttttaattttttttat
The window above is part of the Brassica napus cultivar Da-Ae chromosome C3, Da-Ae, whole genome shotgun sequence genome. Proteins encoded here:
- the LOC106355743 gene encoding uncharacterized protein LOC106355743, with amino-acid sequence MVPAIQMTISPNTDKGCSRSTPEGVARESREATMCNGFGSTLIGPTLQWYINLPSRSISSFAILSDKFLEQFASSRNLEKTSDGMYDILQHRAEPLRGYIARFNQEKVAIPECNVPTAIYAFKRGLFPDGDLYKELTKYQCKTMEDVLSQAWAHVKWDEDVAIRAKAQQKQDPKMVRPDRNEQDERPSPRPIKDSRNRNRGRYQNRPIEKAEGMAVSTWPDISHLSISQPKLVNVLRQMGQQVKWRQKMKTPDSFQNPGLCCDFHHDHGHKTEDCVTLMI